The Radiobacillus deserti genomic interval TAATCACAACCATCCTATCCGTTCTTGTAGTTGAACTTGTAAATGGGACAGCCTATTTAGCAGCCAATCTTCCTGATCACTTCAAGGTTATGGTGGAATTCTTCGAAAAATGGTTCATGGAGAACATTATGCCTATTTATGAAAAGGTTGCGTCTATTTATCAAAATTTAGAGCCAGGGCAACAACAAGCAATTGTTGAACAAGTAAAGCATGCTGGTGAAAATTTCGCTTCTAATGGGGCAGCAGCTTTACAAAACTTGTTAGAGAACATTCCTGTTTTCTTAGGAAAACTACCCAATTACATAACAGTATTGATATTTTCCTTAATGGGAACCTTTTTTATAAGTAAAGATTGGCCAACCTATCAAAAGGTACTGAAAAGCAAAACCCCAGTAAATATTAGAGACTCTGGAGTCAAAGTGACAGATGGACTTAAAAAAGCATTTACGGGATATGTAAAGGCACAATTAACATTAATCTCCATCACTGCAAGCATTGTACTTATAGGATTGCTAATTTTACGTGTTGAGTTCGCCATTACCATTGCGTTTTTAACCGGGGTTGTCGATTTGCTTCCATATGTAGGAACTGGAATTATATTTATTCCATGGATTATTTACATGTTTTTCTCTGGTAATATGTATTTAACCATTGGGTTATCTTTACTGTTTTTAACCATTATTGTCCAACGACAATTAATGGAACCGAAAATACTCTCTAACAGTATCGGGGTTAACCCACTTGTAACATTGGTAGCTCTATTTGTTGGCTTCCAAATATGGGGATTTTCAGGACTAATTATCGGACCTACTCTAGCTGTCATAGGAAATACCCTCTATCAATCCGGAATCATTCATAGCATTTATTTCTTCATTAAAGGAGAAAATACCTAACGTCGAAAAATCGTAATGGTCCCATTTTGCAACATTCTAGTGAGGATTCGTTTCATCCCTTGTTGCATAGGATGTCTAGTAAAAGGAATTAGTAGTAGAAACCCAACTGTATCTGTAATAAAACCTGGTGTTACGAGGAAAGCCGCTCCAAGAAGGATACAAATTCCATCAAGAATTTCTTCATGGGGAACTTGACCGTACTGCATAGAGTTTCTAGCGTTATTTAACACTTCTG includes:
- a CDS encoding FxsA family protein, which produces MFKWILLLILIVPALEIGIFVWAGGIVGPWWVVFFIILTGVVGAWLAKQQGTEVLNNARNSMQYGQVPHEEILDGICILLGAAFLVTPGFITDTVGFLLLIPFTRHPMQQGMKRILTRMLQNGTITIFRR
- the ytvI gene encoding sporulation integral membrane protein YtvI; its protein translation is MTMITKPQLQRLLFVCGVVVSSYYVFIYLAQYTYPFIIAILLAYLINPIVNKFVTYFRLPRGLAVFLSIAGILALITTILSVLVVELVNGTAYLAANLPDHFKVMVEFFEKWFMENIMPIYEKVASIYQNLEPGQQQAIVEQVKHAGENFASNGAAALQNLLENIPVFLGKLPNYITVLIFSLMGTFFISKDWPTYQKVLKSKTPVNIRDSGVKVTDGLKKAFTGYVKAQLTLISITASIVLIGLLILRVEFAITIAFLTGVVDLLPYVGTGIIFIPWIIYMFFSGNMYLTIGLSLLFLTIIVQRQLMEPKILSNSIGVNPLVTLVALFVGFQIWGFSGLIIGPTLAVIGNTLYQSGIIHSIYFFIKGENT